One Leptolyngbyaceae cyanobacterium DNA window includes the following coding sequences:
- a CDS encoding alpha-hydroxy acid oxidase yields MNDATKPINLFEYEALATQYLSAMALDYYASGAWDEVTLRDNRAAFERYKLRPRMLVDVSQRDLSTNILGQVVRMPILIAPMAFQCLAHQEGEIATAKAAAKLGTVMVLSTLATKSLEEVANTNCLRWFQLYVHRDRGLTKALVERAYEAGFQALCLTVDAPILGRREKDRRNQFVLPPEMELANLVNMADLEIPFQSDESGLFAYFLAQLNPGLTWQDLDWLQGISPLPLVVKGILRGDDAMRAVERGAKAIVVSNHGGRQLDGALASLEALGEVVTAVGSQAELLVDGGIRRGTDVLKALALGAKAVLLGRPILWGLAVGGEAGVCHVLEILRDELDVAMALSGCANIHHIDSSLVWRF; encoded by the coding sequence ATGAATGATGCTACTAAACCCATCAATTTATTTGAGTACGAGGCTTTAGCCACTCAATATTTATCTGCGATGGCGTTAGATTATTATGCTAGCGGTGCGTGGGATGAAGTTACGCTGCGAGATAACCGGGCAGCGTTTGAAAGATACAAATTACGTCCGCGAATGTTAGTGGATGTAAGTCAGCGGGATTTAAGTACGAATATACTCGGTCAAGTTGTCCGGATGCCAATTTTAATTGCGCCGATGGCTTTTCAATGTTTGGCACATCAAGAAGGGGAAATTGCGACTGCTAAAGCGGCGGCTAAATTAGGAACGGTGATGGTATTGAGTACTTTAGCAACTAAAAGTTTAGAAGAAGTTGCTAATACGAATTGTTTGCGGTGGTTTCAATTGTACGTGCATCGCGATCGCGGACTTACGAAAGCTTTGGTAGAACGTGCTTATGAGGCTGGTTTTCAAGCACTTTGCTTGACGGTGGATGCACCGATTTTGGGACGGCGAGAAAAAGATCGTCGCAATCAATTTGTTTTGCCACCGGAGATGGAGTTAGCTAATCTGGTGAATATGGCAGATTTGGAAATACCTTTTCAATCTGATGAGTCTGGTTTGTTTGCTTATTTTTTAGCGCAACTTAATCCAGGATTAACTTGGCAAGATTTAGATTGGTTGCAAGGGATTTCGCCTCTACCTTTAGTTGTAAAAGGAATATTGCGGGGGGATGACGCGATGCGGGCGGTGGAACGTGGTGCAAAAGCGATCGTAGTTTCTAATCATGGTGGGAGACAATTAGATGGTGCTCTAGCTTCCCTTGAGGCTTTGGGTGAAGTGGTAACGGCGGTAGGAAGTCAAGCAGAATTGTTAGTAGATGGGGGTATTCGTCGCGGGACAGATGTTTTGAAAGCTTTAGCTTTAGGGGCAAAAGCAGTATTATTGGGACGCCCGATATTGTGGGGGCTAGCCGTGGGGGGAGAAGCTGGTGTTTGCCATGTATTGGAAATTTTGCGAGATGAACTGGATGTGGCAATGGCGCTTAGTGGCTGTGCGAACATACACCATATTGATTCGAGTTTAGTTTGGCGTTTTTAA
- a CDS encoding RNA-binding protein — protein sequence MSIYVGNLPYQVTQEDLSSVFAEYGTVKRVQIPTDRETGRSRGFGFVEMATDAEEDAAITALDGAEWMGRDLKVNKAKPREDKKSAGGWANSNRSSSRR from the coding sequence ATGTCAATTTATGTAGGAAACTTGCCCTACCAAGTAACTCAAGAAGACCTAAGCAGCGTTTTTGCAGAATATGGAACTGTGAAGCGGGTGCAAATACCTACCGATCGGGAAACCGGTCGCTCTCGCGGCTTTGGTTTTGTGGAAATGGCCACAGATGCAGAAGAAGATGCTGCTATTACTGCCCTTGATGGTGCTGAGTGGATGGGTCGGGATCTGAAAGTTAATAAAGCGAAGCCCCGTGAAGATAAGAAGTCTGCTGGTGGCTGGGCAAATAGCAATCGGAGTAGCTCTCGACGCTAA
- a CDS encoding histidine kinase dimerization/phosphoacceptor domain -containing protein, which produces MLEQSLQAAIDRAAIVAIADGRGRITYVNDKFCEISQYSREELLGKTAQIISAGYHEKAFFREMRSAIKKRKVWQGEIKSKAKDGTYYWVDTTIVRFFNQKVKTFQYLAIQFDITNRKQAELALRQQLERERLTIAIAQRIRESLDLEAILNTTVAEVQQLLAADRVLVYRVWPNGTGSAIAEAVAPSWTKVLNIVFPEEVFPKEIYHQYLAGKIYALADRENGQVLPCLVEFLKSLQVKAKLVVPILQQGTLWGLLIAHQCSEPREWQSWEMELLRQLATQLAIAIQQSQLYNQLQVELTDRKQAQKALQQAKDQLQAVLDTVPGLVSWISSDLYYLGVNQNLAAAFHLSPEKIVGQKVGFLESEAEFAEFLRQFFANSTKTDSKIINFSINKESRSFLIVAQKYQQGFACVSVGIDITDRQKAEEKIKASLREKEVLLKEIHHRVKNNLYVVYSLLEMQADSILERGISKLFEDSQNRIYSMALIHDKLYRSQNLAQINFGDYLEDLVTNLFDSYNVNKERITLYINAAPISLNIETAAPCGLIVNELVSNIMKHAFPDDRAGIISVKCYQDWAGKIHLIVKDDGIGFPDNINFRNTNSMGFQVVCTLTEQLEGKIELVKNRGTVFHLQFTELSYRKRL; this is translated from the coding sequence ATGTTGGAACAATCGTTACAGGCGGCGATCGATCGGGCGGCGATCGTGGCGATCGCAGATGGGCGAGGCAGGATTACTTATGTGAACGATAAATTTTGCGAAATATCTCAATATTCTCGCGAGGAATTGCTCGGTAAAACTGCCCAAATTATCAGTGCGGGCTACCATGAGAAAGCTTTTTTTAGGGAAATGCGATCGGCTATTAAAAAGAGAAAAGTTTGGCAAGGAGAAATCAAAAGTAAAGCTAAGGATGGAACTTATTATTGGGTAGATACAACAATAGTTAGGTTTTTTAATCAGAAAGTTAAAACTTTTCAATATTTAGCAATTCAGTTTGATATTACTAACCGCAAACAAGCAGAATTAGCGCTCAGGCAACAATTGGAAAGGGAAAGATTAACGATCGCGATCGCCCAACGCATTCGAGAATCCTTAGACTTAGAAGCAATACTCAATACTACCGTGGCGGAAGTGCAGCAATTATTAGCGGCTGACCGGGTATTGGTTTATCGAGTTTGGCCCAATGGAACTGGCAGTGCAATTGCGGAAGCAGTAGCTCCCAGTTGGACAAAAGTGTTAAATATTGTTTTTCCAGAAGAAGTATTTCCGAAGGAAATTTATCATCAATACTTGGCAGGAAAAATTTACGCTTTAGCCGATCGAGAAAATGGGCAAGTATTACCTTGTTTGGTAGAATTCCTCAAATCTTTACAAGTGAAAGCTAAGTTAGTCGTGCCGATTCTTCAGCAAGGAACTTTGTGGGGGCTGTTAATCGCTCATCAATGTTCCGAGCCTAGAGAATGGCAAAGTTGGGAAATGGAATTGTTGCGTCAATTAGCTACCCAATTGGCGATCGCAATTCAGCAATCTCAACTTTACAACCAGTTACAAGTAGAACTAACCGATCGCAAGCAAGCACAAAAAGCATTACAACAAGCAAAAGATCAACTGCAAGCCGTGTTAGATACCGTACCGGGATTAGTATCTTGGATTAGCTCAGATTTGTATTATTTAGGAGTTAACCAAAATTTAGCCGCCGCCTTTCACTTATCTCCAGAAAAAATAGTAGGTCAGAAAGTAGGCTTTTTAGAAAGCGAAGCTGAATTTGCAGAATTTCTGCGCCAGTTTTTTGCCAACTCCACCAAAACCGATTCTAAAATCATTAATTTTTCCATCAATAAAGAGTCGCGCAGTTTTTTGATTGTTGCTCAAAAATACCAGCAGGGTTTTGCCTGCGTTTCAGTGGGAATAGATATTACAGATCGACAAAAAGCTGAAGAAAAAATTAAAGCATCTCTGCGAGAAAAAGAAGTATTACTTAAAGAAATTCATCATAGAGTAAAAAATAATTTGTACGTAGTTTATAGCTTGTTAGAAATGCAAGCAGATTCTATTTTAGAGCGAGGAATTTCCAAATTATTTGAGGATAGCCAGAATCGAATTTATTCAATGGCTCTGATTCATGATAAACTGTATCGTTCTCAAAATTTAGCTCAAATCAACTTTGGAGATTATTTGGAAGATTTAGTAACTAATTTATTTGATTCTTATAATGTTAATAAAGAGCGCATTACTTTATATATTAATGCTGCACCAATTTCCCTCAATATAGAAACAGCCGCACCTTGCGGTTTAATAGTCAACGAATTGGTCTCAAATATAATGAAGCACGCTTTTCCTGATGACAGAGCGGGGATTATTTCCGTAAAGTGTTATCAAGATTGGGCTGGAAAAATTCATCTGATAGTGAAAGATGACGGGATAGGATTTCCGGATAATATAAACTTTCGCAATACTAATTCAATGGGCTTTCAAGTAGTTTGTACTTTAACCGAACAGTTAGAAGGAAAGATCGAATTAGTAAAAAATCGAGGTACAGTATTTCACTTACAATTCACAGAATTAAGTTATCGGAAAAGGTTATAA